From Sphingobacterium bambusae:
GCGGCTCGATCTCGCTATCCTCGCCTACATCGACTAGGGAAATTAGCCCGGCAGCGCGCAAGGCCAAAAGTTCTTCCACCGACTGCTGTGGCAAGAAAGCAATGATTATGCTGATCAAGGGCTTGAGTGTCTTTTGCAACCGGAGCATATCTTCCGCAGAAAAGTATTTTGCAGGGTAGTTCATCGTATAGCTTAAAATAGCGAGCATCTCCTTCCAGTAAATGGACTTACGCTCGGTTATCGAGCGCGCCGCTTCGCGGTATTCACGCTCAAGCAGCTCGAAGGGTTCAATATCTTCTCTAAACTCCATCATTTTCTCCACAAACTCTTCCATGGTGAGCTCTTGAATAGTTTGGTGAAAGCTCGGGCGCTGCACCTTGATACGCTCCAAGAAGATATGCTCATACAAATAGTCCAGCGGAACAAAGCCTTCATTATCGTCTTTAATATGTTCAATCTCTTCCGGAGAGAGAAGCTGTCCGTGTCCAAGCTGCGTATCTTCCAAATGAAACCGCACGGCAGGAAGCAATCCACCCCGAGAATGCAGCACAAGCCTGAATTCTTCAGATTGCTGCGCTAGCCTATAAAAAAGGGTTCCATCGCTCGATCTATGAAACTCCCCATTGTTCCTTGCCAATGTGCGAACGGCATCTATTGCCGTAAGCGAAGCTCCGCGTATGGCTACTGGATAGTTATTCCTCCCTGCAAATTTTGATGGCGGGTAAGGCGAATCAAAATAGTTGGGTATAACGGATTCCTTATCCCTCGGCCAAAGGTGCCCCGAACAGATAATCGCTTTATCAAAATCGCCTCGTCCTTGCTGATGCACCACCGTCAGGCGGCCAGCTGTTGGATCGTCGATGATATCAATAACTGCGCAGCGATAATGAACCGTTACAGCAAATCCCTTGGCTCTACATGCTGCGATGACTTTCTCAAATTCATCAGCGAGGTAAGCCCCTAACAAAAGCCGAGGTAGTGCCTTCTGCACATTAAAGCCCTCCTCATCTATCGAAAAGCCGTACAAGCTCCCTTTCCCTTGCTTAGCGCCCCATGCCTGCATTGGATCGAGTATCTCGGGCAACTCATTTGCAGACACATTCGCGATATGCTCCACATTGGCGCCTTGTTTACTATAGGGCATACCGGCCCCCAAAACATCCTGTTTTTCAAAAATCGCGATATCCAAGTGTCCATAGAAATCGTCCAGTAACCGTCGAAGGAGCAGCAGTGCCATCGGTCCTCCTCCAATAATAGCCAACCTGGTGAGTGCATTGATTTTTTTCATGAAAGTAATCGTGATTGCTAGTATAACCTAAAAAAAAGAAAATCGTTTTTTAGAAAATTTCAGGAGGTGTAAATAATCTGTTCGGACAGCAAATCCGGGCAATAAGTTTTAAAAAGTAAGGGCTGGAAAAGATCATTTTCCAGCCCTCACCATGAAAGATACAAGGTACACTTATGGATGGCCGCCACCACCTGCTGCACCGTAGATCTGCCCTGTTGAAAAGCT
This genomic window contains:
- a CDS encoding FAD/NAD(P)-binding protein, which encodes MKKINALTRLAIIGGGPMALLLLRRLLDDFYGHLDIAIFEKQDVLGAGMPYSKQGANVEHIANVSANELPEILDPMQAWGAKQGKGSLYGFSIDEEGFNVQKALPRLLLGAYLADEFEKVIAACRAKGFAVTVHYRCAVIDIIDDPTAGRLTVVHQQGRGDFDKAIICSGHLWPRDKESVIPNYFDSPYPPSKFAGRNNYPVAIRGASLTAIDAVRTLARNNGEFHRSSDGTLFYRLAQQSEEFRLVLHSRGGLLPAVRFHLEDTQLGHGQLLSPEEIEHIKDDNEGFVPLDYLYEHIFLERIKVQRPSFHQTIQELTMEEFVEKMMEFREDIEPFELLEREYREAARSITERKSIYWKEMLAILSYTMNYPAKYFSAEDMLRLQKTLKPLISIIIAFLPQQSVEELLALRAAGLISLVDVGEDSEIEPLQGGGINYHYRTDEGQACCDSYAFFVDCIGQPSLSIADLPFDSLRTSKTLAPAMVKFRSASAGEEAYALDVKGVGKAKDGNYYMQLTGVAINDHFQVTDIFGKINERLYMLAVPFIGGFNPDYSGLDFAEEASSRVLKSLTL